In one window of Pirellulales bacterium DNA:
- a CDS encoding HNH endonuclease — protein sequence MVAKVLDNPTLVLNRNWQPVNVATVSRALVLLWNESAHVVDPADYRLYTWADWSDLRPCDGEAFIQAVRLRLRVPEVIVLSAYDRLPSAAVSFSRRNVFKRDHWACQYCGEQPGSEELTIDHVFPRSQGGTSTWDNCVLACIGCNKRKADRTPHQAGMRLRKAPVRPAWKPIYARNSVRIESWSKFISETYWNVPLEK from the coding sequence ATGGTCGCAAAGGTACTCGACAACCCGACGCTGGTCTTGAACCGCAACTGGCAGCCGGTGAACGTGGCCACGGTGTCGCGCGCGCTGGTGCTGTTGTGGAATGAGTCGGCGCACGTCGTGGACCCGGCTGATTACCGGCTATACACGTGGGCCGATTGGTCGGACCTGCGTCCGTGCGACGGCGAGGCCTTCATCCAGGCCGTGCGGCTTAGGCTGCGCGTGCCCGAGGTGATTGTGCTGTCGGCGTACGACCGGCTGCCGAGCGCTGCCGTGAGCTTCAGCCGCCGCAACGTATTCAAGCGGGACCATTGGGCCTGCCAATACTGCGGCGAGCAGCCGGGAAGTGAGGAGTTGACGATCGACCACGTATTCCCGCGGTCGCAGGGTGGAACCTCGACCTGGGACAACTGCGTGTTGGCGTGCATCGGCTGCAACAAGCGCAAAGCTGACCGTACGCCGCACCAGGCCGGCATGCGGCTCCGCAAGGCGCCGGTCCGGCCGGCGTGGAAGCCGATCTACGCTCGCAACAGCGTGCGGATCGAAAGCTGGTCGAAGTTTATCAGCGAGACCTATTGGAACGTCCCGCTGGAAAAGTAG